In one Terriglobia bacterium genomic region, the following are encoded:
- the lpdA gene encoding dihydrolipoyl dehydrogenase, translated as MAKYDVAIIGSGPGGYVTAIRAAELGLKTVVIEKDAFLGGTCLHVGCIPTKVLLHHADVYEHLKNAAEYGFEVSGVKVNWGGTLARKDKIVKKHAKGIEMLFKKNKVELVQGWGRYAGPGRVSVEKDGKKSEIEAANIIVATGSEARMLPGVEADGKTILTNREILQLAEIPKSMIVVGAGAVGVEFASIFHTFGTQVTILEALPRVVPVEDEEISAELDKAFRKKGIQIFTSSAVESVKKNAAGVSVTFQDKDGKGQTLEAEKILIAVGRRPLTESCGLENSKAQVERGFVHVGPYMETAEKGLFAIGDIVAGMPQLAHAASAEGIVAVTHIAGKPVQPIVKTRIPGATYCEPQIGSIGLTEKQARDAGHAVKVGKFPFLGNSKATILGSHGGFIKIVSEESYGEVLGVHIIGPLATEILAEAATVLQLEGTVDDMMNMVHAHPTVWEAMGEAFASVRGLQINF; from the coding sequence GTGGCAAAGTACGATGTAGCGATTATCGGCAGCGGTCCGGGAGGGTACGTGACCGCGATTCGGGCCGCCGAGTTGGGCCTGAAAACCGTGGTCATCGAAAAGGACGCCTTCCTGGGCGGCACCTGCCTGCACGTCGGCTGCATTCCCACCAAGGTGCTGCTGCACCACGCCGATGTCTACGAGCACCTGAAGAACGCCGCGGAATACGGCTTCGAAGTCAGCGGGGTGAAGGTGAATTGGGGCGGCACGCTGGCGCGCAAGGATAAGATCGTCAAGAAGCACGCCAAGGGCATCGAGATGCTGTTCAAGAAGAACAAGGTGGAGCTGGTGCAGGGCTGGGGCCGCTACGCCGGGCCGGGGCGCGTGAGCGTGGAGAAGGACGGCAAGAAAAGCGAGATCGAAGCCGCGAACATCATTGTGGCCACGGGCTCCGAGGCGCGCATGCTGCCGGGGGTCGAGGCGGACGGCAAGACCATCCTTACCAACCGGGAAATCCTGCAGCTGGCGGAGATCCCCAAGTCCATGATCGTGGTGGGCGCGGGCGCGGTGGGCGTGGAGTTCGCCTCCATCTTCCACACCTTCGGCACCCAGGTGACCATCCTGGAAGCGCTGCCGCGCGTCGTGCCCGTCGAGGACGAAGAGATCTCCGCCGAGCTGGACAAAGCCTTCCGCAAGAAGGGCATCCAGATTTTCACCAGCAGCGCGGTAGAGTCCGTGAAGAAGAACGCCGCGGGCGTCAGCGTCACCTTCCAGGACAAAGATGGCAAAGGCCAGACGCTGGAAGCGGAGAAGATCCTGATCGCCGTGGGGCGGCGTCCGCTGACGGAAAGCTGCGGCCTGGAGAACTCCAAGGCCCAGGTGGAGCGCGGTTTCGTGCACGTGGGCCCGTACATGGAGACCGCGGAGAAGGGGCTCTTCGCCATCGGCGACATCGTGGCCGGTATGCCGCAGTTGGCGCACGCGGCTTCCGCGGAAGGGATCGTGGCGGTGACGCACATCGCCGGAAAGCCCGTGCAGCCCATCGTCAAGACGCGCATTCCTGGAGCCACCTACTGCGAGCCGCAGATCGGCTCCATCGGACTGACGGAGAAGCAGGCGCGCGACGCCGGACACGCGGTGAAGGTGGGCAAGTTTCCGTTCCTGGGCAACAGCAAGGCCACGATTCTCGGCAGCCACGGCGGGTTCATCAAGATCGTCTCCGAGGAGAGCTACGGCGAAGTCCTGGGCGTGCACATCATCGGCCCGCTGGCCACGGAGATTCTGGCCGAGGCGGCGACGGTGCTGCAGCTGGAGGGCACCGTGGATGACATGATGAACATGGTGCACGCGCATCCCACGGTGTGGGAGGCGATGGGCGAGGCTTTCGCCTCGGTGCGGGGACTGCAGATTAATTTCTGA
- a CDS encoding CGNR zinc finger domain-containing protein — MTGSAQARPFKFVAGALCLDFVNSVGGRLRPAASRRRSGGAILREKLLGYEDLLFWSRHSGAVTEREAAALARLGRRRGSAAGAVFARALCLREALYRIFVAVLDGRSPQKADLATLNRELGIARGRERLLFVDRRWIWRWDGEETALDRPLWPLAQSAAALLSSPALGRVRECPGERCGWLFLDKSKNHSRQWCTMRDCGNLAKVRRFRARRAVAA, encoded by the coding sequence ATGACCGGGAGCGCACAAGCAAGGCCCTTCAAATTTGTCGCCGGCGCGCTCTGTTTGGACTTCGTCAACAGCGTCGGCGGGCGCCTGCGTCCTGCGGCCAGCCGGCGCAGGAGTGGCGGCGCGATTCTGCGCGAGAAGCTGCTCGGCTACGAAGACCTCCTGTTCTGGAGCCGCCATTCCGGCGCGGTGACGGAGCGCGAGGCGGCCGCGCTGGCCCGCCTGGGGCGGCGGAGAGGGAGCGCGGCTGGCGCGGTCTTTGCGCGCGCTCTTTGTCTGCGCGAGGCCCTCTACCGAATTTTTGTGGCGGTCCTGGATGGGCGTTCCCCGCAGAAGGCAGATTTGGCCACCCTGAATCGCGAGCTGGGCATCGCCCGGGGACGGGAACGCCTGCTTTTTGTGGACCGGCGATGGATCTGGCGCTGGGACGGCGAGGAAACGGCGCTGGACCGTCCCCTGTGGCCCCTGGCGCAATCGGCGGCGGCGCTACTGTCTTCCCCGGCCCTGGGGCGCGTCCGGGAATGTCCCGGAGAGCGCTGCGGATGGCTCTTTCTGGATAAGAGCAAGAACCACAGCCGCCAGTGGTGCACCATGCGGGATTGCGGGAACCTGGCGAAAGTCCGGCGGTTTCGCGCGCGCCGGGCGGTTGCCGCGTAA
- a CDS encoding DinB family protein, whose protein sequence is MKAELPVSEAADFAAQLRAIHEGDAWHGPALRELLSGLSPAQAASRPFAQAHSIWEIVLHIAAWENVFRRRLAGAALHQPEEGDFPPIANLTPAAWEESLAHLEGVHEELQRAVAALPESALEQIVPGRPYTVRFMLQSAVRHHVYHAGQIALLKKALVPPVAPAL, encoded by the coding sequence ATGAAAGCGGAACTGCCCGTCTCCGAAGCCGCGGATTTCGCCGCGCAGCTCCGCGCCATTCACGAAGGCGATGCCTGGCACGGTCCCGCGCTCCGCGAATTGCTCTCCGGTCTTTCGCCGGCGCAGGCCGCTTCGCGGCCCTTCGCCCAGGCGCATAGCATCTGGGAAATCGTCCTGCACATCGCGGCTTGGGAGAACGTCTTCCGGCGGCGGCTCGCAGGCGCTGCGCTGCACCAGCCGGAAGAGGGCGACTTCCCGCCCATTGCAAACCTCACTCCAGCGGCGTGGGAAGAGTCGCTGGCTCATCTCGAGGGTGTCCACGAGGAATTGCAGCGCGCCGTCGCCGCGTTGCCGGAATCCGCGCTCGAACAAATCGTTCCGGGCCGCCCGTACACGGTGCGCTTCATGCTGCAGAGCGCCGTCCGCCACCACGTCTACCACGCCGGCCAGATCGCCCTGCTCAAGAAAGCCCTAGTGCCGCCGGTTGCGCCGGCTCTCTAG
- a CDS encoding DinB family protein gives MFGSGESGAGEEFTHVRRASVALFRGLDEAAWLRRGTASQNEVSVRALAYMIAGHAQHHAKLFEAQYFPAIPRAQARFARRRRVANRFFR, from the coding sequence TTGTTTGGTAGTGGAGAAAGCGGAGCCGGCGAGGAGTTCACGCACGTGCGGCGCGCCAGCGTGGCGCTGTTCCGCGGCTTGGACGAGGCGGCTTGGCTGCGCCGCGGCACGGCCAGCCAGAACGAAGTGAGCGTGCGCGCGCTGGCCTACATGATCGCTGGCCACGCCCAGCATCACGCCAAGCTCTTCGAAGCGCAGTATTTCCCGGCCATTCCCCGCGCGCAAGCCCGGTTTGCGAGGCGCCGGCGCGTTGCGAATCGTTTCTTTCGCTAG
- a CDS encoding acetoacetate decarboxylase family protein, producing the protein MGSLKVGKLPWTQPAFGPLYSASAFPVITRERWQVMVSFETDAAYVDSLLPEGVEAASNPPVAALWCATHAHSTMGGPYREAGAGVVVEFEGTTYFYPLVVYLGPAPEEWFAAGREVWGHQKKFGDVQLLEPAGSGVVTGILERNSARLMQISVGPLEREARPEEIAFLPVLSLRIIPHPEKPEPQTVELILTRAELVPRRGSDGRVEFWTGPGEVAYPVASERDPLHHLACQRVLGASYGCYENIVTPFGKILKKLV; encoded by the coding sequence ATGGGCTCACTCAAGGTTGGCAAACTTCCCTGGACCCAGCCGGCTTTCGGCCCGCTCTACTCCGCGTCGGCCTTTCCGGTGATCACGCGGGAGCGCTGGCAGGTGATGGTCAGTTTCGAAACCGACGCCGCCTACGTGGACTCCCTCCTGCCGGAAGGCGTGGAGGCCGCCTCCAACCCGCCGGTGGCGGCGCTGTGGTGCGCCACCCACGCGCACTCCACCATGGGCGGGCCGTACCGCGAGGCGGGCGCCGGGGTCGTCGTCGAGTTCGAGGGCACGACCTACTTTTACCCTCTGGTGGTCTATCTCGGCCCGGCTCCGGAAGAGTGGTTCGCCGCGGGCCGTGAAGTGTGGGGCCACCAGAAAAAATTCGGCGACGTGCAACTGCTCGAGCCCGCCGGCAGCGGCGTCGTCACCGGCATCCTGGAGCGCAATTCCGCGCGCCTGATGCAGATCTCCGTGGGCCCGCTGGAACGCGAAGCCCGCCCGGAGGAGATCGCCTTCCTGCCGGTGCTCAGCCTGCGCATCATTCCCCATCCGGAGAAGCCCGAGCCGCAGACCGTGGAGCTGATCCTGACGCGCGCGGAGCTCGTGCCGCGCCGCGGCTCGGACGGGCGCGTGGAGTTCTGGACCGGGCCGGGCGAAGTAGCTTATCCGGTGGCCTCGGAGCGCGATCCATTGCACCACCTCGCCTGCCAGCGCGTGCTGGGGGCCTCCTACGGCTGCTACGAGAACATCGTCACGCCGTTCGGAAAAATCCTGAAGAAGCTGGTGTAA
- a CDS encoding DinB family protein: protein MKRILLPRPAAGEYAPYYEKYIALVPGNDILRFLEEQLVLFTRLFAGRGERDGEFRYAPGKWTVKEALGHVNDTERIFAYRALRMARGDKTPLAGFEQDDYVRNGGFAQRRLAELAEEFTHVRRASVVLFRGFDEAAWLRRGTASQNEVSVRALAYMIAGHAQHHAKLFEEQYFPAIPRA from the coding sequence ATGAAGCGAATCCTGCTGCCGCGGCCCGCGGCCGGGGAATACGCCCCCTATTACGAAAAATACATCGCGCTGGTGCCGGGGAACGACATCCTGCGCTTTCTGGAAGAGCAGCTGGTGCTGTTCACGCGGCTGTTCGCCGGGCGCGGGGAGCGCGACGGGGAATTCCGCTACGCGCCGGGGAAATGGACGGTGAAGGAAGCCCTGGGGCACGTCAACGACACCGAGCGCATCTTCGCTTACCGCGCGCTGCGCATGGCCCGCGGCGACAAAACGCCGCTGGCGGGCTTCGAACAGGACGACTACGTGCGCAACGGCGGCTTCGCGCAGCGCCGCCTCGCGGAGCTGGCCGAGGAGTTCACGCACGTGCGGCGCGCCAGCGTGGTGCTGTTCCGCGGCTTCGACGAGGCGGCCTGGCTGCGCCGCGGCACGGCCAGCCAGAACGAAGTGAGCGTGCGCGCGCTGGCCTACATGATCGCCGGCCACGCCCAGCATCACGCCAAGCTCTTCGAAGAGCAGTATTTCCCGGCCATTCCCCGCGCCTAG